One Acropora palmata chromosome 2, jaAcrPala1.3, whole genome shotgun sequence genomic window carries:
- the LOC141874697 gene encoding uncharacterized protein LOC141874697 isoform X1: MLFLIMTRGEVSCRESMEGAEVFEMEGPLQQVQLLNLLLERCMMFTPCPFRFHEVVIQSHQDLIPIVIILFDQSDESVNLIRRLNENTDVVNVLDSCLVVVAHHQTPCMQEILDEVGEGPHPMRGPQLLILQKLGLSKRQIVGAWLSGNEIDPEEIIRNIKLNLQNMKAIKIQRQMLEDKRTQDAELKLLETAYGGKEVHASPAAAGVCLSSAERASVTAVEAPAATDTVPTASSTGEAAVGYTASGTDNNIISLPPVQQHRHISVKVIKPSGRMVMLTVAETRCIGSILTSQERDTGVKVRVYSGDNISVVVPTSTVFKDIVGNDKQIFLRLERE; this comes from the exons ATGCTTTTTCTGATAATGACAAGAGGGGAAGTGAGTTGCAGAGAAAGCATGGAGGGAGCTGAAGTTTTTG AAATGGAAGGGCCCCTACAGCAGGTCCAACTGCTAAACCTTCTCCTGGAAAGGTGTATGATGTTCACTCCTTGTCCATTCAGATTCCACGAG GTTGTTATACAGAGTCATCAAGACCTGATACCAATAGTTATAATACTATTTGATCAGAGTGATGAAAGTGTCAATCTAATTAG GAGGTTGAATGAAAACACAGATGTGGTGAATGTGCTGGACAGCTGCTTGGTTGTGGTGGCACACCACCAAACACCATGCATGCAAGAGATCTTGGATGAAGTGGGTGAAGGTCCACACCCTATGAGAGGTCCTCAGCTTTTGATTCTTCAAAAGTTGGGGTTGTCAAAACGACAAATCGTTGGTGCGTGGCTATCAG GCAATGAAATCGACCCAGAGGAAATCATACGGAACATAAAATTAAACCTCCAAAACATGAAGGctattaaaatacaaag GCAAATGTTGGAGGACAAAAGAACACAAGATGCTGAACTGAAATTATTG GAGACAGCTTATGGAGGAAAAGAG GTGCATGCATCACCAGCAGCTGCAGGAGTATGCCTGTCTTCAGCAGAAAGAGCCTCAGTCACTGCAGTAGAAGCACCAGCAGCAACAGACACAGTGCCTACAGCCTCATCGACAGGGGAAGCGGCAGTTGGGTACACAGCATCCGGAACTGACAACAACATCATTTCATTACCTCCG GTACAACAACATCGTCATATCTCCGTGAAGGTTATCAAACCATCTGGACGTATGGTAATGCTGACGGTGGCTGAAACAAGATGCATTGGG AGCATACTAACATCTCAGGAAAGAGACACTGGAGTAAAGGTGCGCGTATACAGCGGAGATAATATCTCCGTTGTAGTTCCAACCAGCACAGTATTcaaagatattgttggaaACGATAAGCAAATCTTTCTGAGGCTGGAGAGAGAGTGA
- the LOC141874697 gene encoding uncharacterized protein LOC141874697 isoform X2 has translation MEGAEVFEMEGPLQQVQLLNLLLERCMMFTPCPFRFHEVVIQSHQDLIPIVIILFDQSDESVNLIRRLNENTDVVNVLDSCLVVVAHHQTPCMQEILDEVGEGPHPMRGPQLLILQKLGLSKRQIVGAWLSGNEIDPEEIIRNIKLNLQNMKAIKIQRQMLEDKRTQDAELKLLETAYGGKEVHASPAAAGVCLSSAERASVTAVEAPAATDTVPTASSTGEAAVGYTASGTDNNIISLPPVQQHRHISVKVIKPSGRMVMLTVAETRCIGSILTSQERDTGVKVRVYSGDNISVVVPTSTVFKDIVGNDKQIFLRLERE, from the exons ATGGAGGGAGCTGAAGTTTTTG AAATGGAAGGGCCCCTACAGCAGGTCCAACTGCTAAACCTTCTCCTGGAAAGGTGTATGATGTTCACTCCTTGTCCATTCAGATTCCACGAG GTTGTTATACAGAGTCATCAAGACCTGATACCAATAGTTATAATACTATTTGATCAGAGTGATGAAAGTGTCAATCTAATTAG GAGGTTGAATGAAAACACAGATGTGGTGAATGTGCTGGACAGCTGCTTGGTTGTGGTGGCACACCACCAAACACCATGCATGCAAGAGATCTTGGATGAAGTGGGTGAAGGTCCACACCCTATGAGAGGTCCTCAGCTTTTGATTCTTCAAAAGTTGGGGTTGTCAAAACGACAAATCGTTGGTGCGTGGCTATCAG GCAATGAAATCGACCCAGAGGAAATCATACGGAACATAAAATTAAACCTCCAAAACATGAAGGctattaaaatacaaag GCAAATGTTGGAGGACAAAAGAACACAAGATGCTGAACTGAAATTATTG GAGACAGCTTATGGAGGAAAAGAG GTGCATGCATCACCAGCAGCTGCAGGAGTATGCCTGTCTTCAGCAGAAAGAGCCTCAGTCACTGCAGTAGAAGCACCAGCAGCAACAGACACAGTGCCTACAGCCTCATCGACAGGGGAAGCGGCAGTTGGGTACACAGCATCCGGAACTGACAACAACATCATTTCATTACCTCCG GTACAACAACATCGTCATATCTCCGTGAAGGTTATCAAACCATCTGGACGTATGGTAATGCTGACGGTGGCTGAAACAAGATGCATTGGG AGCATACTAACATCTCAGGAAAGAGACACTGGAGTAAAGGTGCGCGTATACAGCGGAGATAATATCTCCGTTGTAGTTCCAACCAGCACAGTATTcaaagatattgttggaaACGATAAGCAAATCTTTCTGAGGCTGGAGAGAGAGTGA
- the LOC141874699 gene encoding uncharacterized protein LOC141874699 isoform X1: protein MILAVMDAGQSLRTEDQINRDELSSQAAALLQTWRENVDRRTSVSRTFVHLRREDASRKAIPRRSRMQCLIQEGRVKDIEFSTRHTTGQIANLLSVNMPTLAGVDPTSITLLKSMKRGSEMTRVFRGLTNRYNIHNAFRQRSTKVFIDSGALLNAHTSTVTSTVPSSVTTAVVTENASTSSTMTLTPVPLISPPTTNQEANLSATPSRTPESAAGGLDISQVNAQDLEIVSVRSTQLPEQTITGLLHKSHGMSSNTKVSLQAHFEILLEF, encoded by the exons ATCAAATCAACCGAGATGAACTATCATCACAGGCCGCAGCTCTGCTGCAAACGTGGCGAGAAAATGTGGACAGAAGAACGTCTGTCTCAAGGACCTTTGTTCACTTGAGACGAGAGGATGCATCGAGGAAAGCTATTCCTAGAAGATCGCGTATGCAATGCTTGATCCAGGAAGGTAGAGTAAAAGACATCGAATTCTCTACCAGGCACACCACTGGTCAGATTGCGAACCTACTGTCTGTGAACATGCCAACGCTAGCGGGAGTGGATCCTACAAG CATTACCCTACTCAAATCAATGAAGCGGGGATCAGAAATGACGCGAGTTTTCAGGGGGCTAACAAACAGATATAACATACACAACGCGTTCAGGCAGAGATCAACAAAAGTGTTCATCGACTCCGGTG CATTGTTGAATGCACATACATCAACGGTGACGTCAACAGTGCCTTCGTCAGTCACAACTGCTGTTGTCACTGAGAATGCATCAACATCATCCACAATGACGCTGACACCAGTACCACTAATTTCACCACCAACAACAAATCAAGAGGCAAATTTATCAGCAACACCATCAAGAACCCCTGAAAGTGCTGCTGGAG GATTGGATATTAGCCAAGTAAATGCACAGGACTTGGAAATAGTGTCTGTGAGGTCAACCCAACTGCCAG AGCAAACTATCACAGGGCTGTTGCATAAGAGCCATGGTATGAGTAGTAATACTAAAGTCTCACTACAAGCACATTTTGAAATACTACTTGAATTTTAA
- the LOC141874699 gene encoding uncharacterized protein LOC141874699 isoform X2 → MILAVMDAGQSLRTEDQINRDELSSQAAALLQTWRENVDRRTSVSRTFVHLRREDASRKAIPRRSRMQCLIQEGRVKDIEFSTRHTTGQIANLLSVNMPTLAGVDPTSITLLKSMKRGSEMTRVFRGLTNRYNIHNAFRQRSTKVFIDSGALLNAHTSTVTSTVPSSVTTAVVTENASTSSTMTLTPVPLISPPTTNQEANLSATPSRTPESAAGEQTITGLLHKSHGMSSNTKVSLQAHFEILLEF, encoded by the exons ATCAAATCAACCGAGATGAACTATCATCACAGGCCGCAGCTCTGCTGCAAACGTGGCGAGAAAATGTGGACAGAAGAACGTCTGTCTCAAGGACCTTTGTTCACTTGAGACGAGAGGATGCATCGAGGAAAGCTATTCCTAGAAGATCGCGTATGCAATGCTTGATCCAGGAAGGTAGAGTAAAAGACATCGAATTCTCTACCAGGCACACCACTGGTCAGATTGCGAACCTACTGTCTGTGAACATGCCAACGCTAGCGGGAGTGGATCCTACAAG CATTACCCTACTCAAATCAATGAAGCGGGGATCAGAAATGACGCGAGTTTTCAGGGGGCTAACAAACAGATATAACATACACAACGCGTTCAGGCAGAGATCAACAAAAGTGTTCATCGACTCCGGTG CATTGTTGAATGCACATACATCAACGGTGACGTCAACAGTGCCTTCGTCAGTCACAACTGCTGTTGTCACTGAGAATGCATCAACATCATCCACAATGACGCTGACACCAGTACCACTAATTTCACCACCAACAACAAATCAAGAGGCAAATTTATCAGCAACACCATCAAGAACCCCTGAAAGTGCTGCTGGAG AGCAAACTATCACAGGGCTGTTGCATAAGAGCCATGGTATGAGTAGTAATACTAAAGTCTCACTACAAGCACATTTTGAAATACTACTTGAATTTTAA